The following coding sequences lie in one Trichoderma breve strain T069 chromosome 1, whole genome shotgun sequence genomic window:
- a CDS encoding ubiquitin carboxyl-terminal hydrolase domain-containing protein produces the protein MNSRQRGFDTFYDDQVAARRQFYARETAVNRINDYAVLVTVATLVVTLLAKFCSPDGSIEGIFSLVGGFLWDALVFLIPSPLLFAIDNWMDSSATRPMRDNTNQSTYAAKSKAMRRVMGLDRQDGVMNSVLRARTRALSMTGSVLGLKIESDRPAGLGNRDNSCYQNSVLQGLASLHSMPDYLAACLKGVDETGHAADENVAHTLRMLIADLNDVSNNGKTLWTPSLLKSMNTWTQQDAQEYYSKVLDDIEKGAALVAKNLSSDKLMGLETGEYSNADERSTSEHSDDSGYQSLLAQRVALGLDKNHHDLYERLDSYSKVEAIEGVECPKCTLLKAQRLLTKLVERLESGGSTKEQLGEPLRRLEAVQTALEEDDFEEETIRDRCKIPAQSRVNVTKTKQMVIARPPQSLAIHVNRSVFDPSTFNMIKNSAPVSFPMTLDLGPWCLGSAEPAKPVKEKATDEKEEKDDEEQWHLDPMSSMVAGDLGESRLTGPIYELRAAVTHYGRHENGHYICYRKYPPLRPESVDDAGDDKEADSPEAVDDMPADPNAEETTEKSTSKIDRDASWWRLSDHNVSQVNEEIVMSLAPGVFMLFYECVDPSMILQSEVETGAAAFANTEAQDAAATKQDESKAVNGAAVNPVTTVLLPKTVEEETTPPSEGVADTMKAESKAAPGIALEEGDKTSST, from the exons ATGAATTCGCGACAGCGCGGGTTCGACACGTTTTACGACGATCAGGTCGCAGCCCGTCGACAGTTTTACGCGCGCGAGACTGCCGTGAATCGCATCAACGACTACGCCGTTCTCGTTACCGTCGCAACGCTCGTGGTAACTTTGCTGGCCAAGTTCTGCAGCCCTGACGGATCGATTGAGGGCATCTTCTCACTGGTTGGCGGTTTTCTATGGGACGCGTTGGTGTTTCTAATCCCCTCGCCGCTGCTCTTCGCAATCGACAACTGGATGGACTCTTCCGCGACACGACCGATGCGCGATAATACAAACCAAAGCACCTATGCTGCTAAAAGCAAAGCTATGCGGAGGGTGATGGGCTTGGATCGTCAGGATGGCGTCATGAACTCGGTCCTTCGTGCTAGAACAAGAGCATTGTCTATGACGGGAAGCGTTCTGGGCCTGAAGATCGAATCGGACCGGCCGGCGGGATTGGGAAATCGAGATAATTCATGCTACCAGAATAGCGTTCTCCAGGGGCTGGCTTCACTGCACTCGATGCCCGATTATCTCGCAGCTTGTCTCAAGGGTGTGGACGAGACTGGCCATGCTGCTGATGAAAATGTAGCACACACGCTGCGGATGCTCATTGCGGATCTGAACGATGTTTCGAATAATGGGAAAACACTTTGGACGCCTTCTTTGCTTAAATCTATGAATACATGGACGCAACAAGACGCGCAAGAGTACTATTCCAAGGTGTTGGACGATATCGAAAAAGGAGCAGCGCTGGTGGCCAAGAACCTGTCTTCTGATAAACTCATGGGGCTGGAGACTGGCGAGTATAGCAATGCGGACGAGCGTTCTACCAGTGAGCATAGCGACGATAGCGGCTACCAAA GTCTTCTGGCTCAGAGGGTGGC CCTTGGACTCGACAAGAACCATCACGACTTGTATGAGCGACTAGACTCCTACAGCAAAGTCGAGGCGATCGAGGGAGTTGAATGCCCGAAATGCACCCTGTTGAAAGCGCAGCGACTCCTCACCAAGCTCGTGGAGAGGTTGGAATCGGGGGGTTCTACGAAAGAGCAATTGGGCGAGCCTCTGCGAAGACTGGAAGCTGTTCAAACAGCCCtggaggaagatgattttgaagaagagacgatCAGGGATCGCTGCAAAATCCCGGCGCAGAGCAGAGTCAATGTGACTAAGACGAAGCAAATGGTGATTGCGCGACCGCCTCAAAGTCTGGCCATCCACGTCAACCGATCCGTTTTTGACCCGTCTACCTTTAACATGATTAAGAACTCCGCACCCGTGAGCTTCCCGATGACGCTGGATCTGGGTCCATGGTGCTTGGGAAGTGCAGAACCAGCGAAGCCCGTGAAGGAAAAGGCTACAGatgagaaggaggaaaaagacgacgaagagcaGTGGCATCTGGACCCCATGTCCTCCATGGTGGCGGGAGACTTGGGAGAGTCGAGGTTGACAGGGCCCATCTACGAGCTGAGAGCAGCTGTAACACACTACGGACGACATGAGAATGGTCACTACATTTGTTATCGTAAATACCCGCCTCTCAGGCCAGAAAgtgttgatgatgcaggCGATGACAAAGAAGCTGATTCGCCCGAGGCGGTTGACGACATGCCAGCAGACCCGAATGCAGAAGAGACAACAGAGAAAAGCACTAGCAAGATCGACAGAGATGCATCTTGGTGGAGACTCAGCGACCATAACGTGTCACAAGTCAACGAAGAAATAGTCATGAGCCTGGCTCCCGGAGTGTTTATGTTATTCTACGAGTGCGTCGACCCCTCTATGATACTACAGTCCGAGGTGGAAACCGGGGCTGCGGCGTTTGCAAACACCGAAGCACAAGACGCCGCTGCGACGAAGCAAGACGAAAGCAAAGCGGTGAATGGAGCCGCCGTTAACCCAGTAACAACGGTATTACTCCCGAAaactgttgaagaagagacaacGCCGCCTTCAGAGGGAGTAGCAGATACCATGAAGGCTGAATCAAAGGCCGCCCCTGGAATCGCTttggaagaaggagacaagACGTCGTCGACGTAA
- a CDS encoding triose-phosphate transporter family domain-containing protein yields the protein MTVSNANGGLLPMMEVLPSVKFQIPVWAHIINWMFFSNVTIIFNKWLIDTAGFTILLTCWHLIYATIATQILARTTTLLDSRRNFPISGRLYLRTILPIGLLYSGSLICSNVVYLYLSVSFIQMLKAASPVAVLFASWSWGVAEPNLSKFINVLVIVFGVAVSSFGEIQFSWVGFFFQIGGTCFEAVRVVMIQVMLSGEGLNMDPLVSLYYYAPVCAVMNFLIALVSEIPKFQWEHAVHAGFGMLFLNASIAFILNVASVFLIGKTSGLVMTLTGIFKSILLVVASVLIWSTQITFLQTVGYTIALAGLTYYSLGYDQLVSLGTATLAWTRGGGCWLVLHGMEGMVMEVKEVND from the exons ATGACCGTCTCAAATGCCAATGGAGGCTTGCTGCCCATGATGGAGGTCTTGCCCTCTGTCAAGTTCCAGATTCCGGTTTGGGCACACATAAT AAATTGGATGTTCTTTTCGAAtgtcaccatcatcttcaacaagtGGCTAATAGACACTGCTGGATTCA CCATTCTGCTTACTTGTTGGCACCTCATCTACGCCACCATTGCAACTCAAATCCTCGCTCGCACGACGACACTCCTTGACTCCCGCCGCAACTTTCCCATCTCCGGCCGTCTCTACCTCCGCACCATTCTCCCCATCGGCCTACTATACTCCGGCTCTCTCATCTGTTCTAATGTCGTGTACCTCTACCTCTCCGTCTCCTTTATCcagatgctcaaggcagcttctccagttGCTGTGCTGTTTGCTTCGTGGTCCTGGGGCGTTGCCGAGCCGAACCTCTCCAAATTCATCAACGTCTTGGTCATTGTTTTTGGTGTTGCCGTGTCTAGTTTTGGCGAGATTCAGTTTTCATGggttggcttcttcttccaaatCGGAGGCACTTGCTTTGAAGCCGTTCGCGTTGTCATGATTCAAGTCATGCTCAGCGGCGAAGGTCTCAACATGGACCCCCTTGTCAGTCTCTACTACTATGCACCTGTCTGTGCGGTTATGAACTTCCTCATTGCCCTCGTCAGTGAGATACCCAAGTTCCAATGGGAACACGCCGTCCATGCTGGCTTTGGAATGCTGTTCCTCAACGCTTCTATCGCCTTCATTCTCAACGTTGCCAGCGTATTCTTG ATTGGCAAAACCTCAGGTCTAGTCATGACCCTTACTGGCATCTTCAAAAGCATCCTGCTCGTGGTCGCTTCCGTCCTCATCTGGTCCACTCAAATCACCTTTCTCCAAACCGTGGGCTACACGATTGCTCTTGCTGGACTCACCTATTACTCTCTCGGCTACGACCAACTCGTCAGCCTTGGAACGGCGACACTTGCTTGGACAA ggggaggaggatgctggctggTCCTTCATGGCATGGAAGGCATGGTCATGGAGGTCAAGGAAGTCAATGATTGA
- a CDS encoding COMPASS (Complex proteins associated with set1p) component shg1 domain-containing protein: MATSAEQTNMAGKSAAETTSRKFKASELPLPSATRAAIESLAHSFKKEGAYDSIRKQVWDKFAASDYEAQVTKAILEVAEQEVERNPHQLLTLDRRKAAALIDGALERSGVYHKAEEVIGELIDVGAIEQSIRETRRAEIGEEIANEEQKRGAKTDEEYAADTAAKQAERDRVREELKQKEAAIEEEKRRIAKEERRREEKEREKAELKRQEERDERRRKREKEREERERQRDLEREQRHKEREKREKEERERDRDRDRDRDRDRDRDRDRDRDRGRDRDRDRDRDRDGSRKEKVVLSEEMKEKMSKEDHERLEQEALADLLRESSKSTRTKTEMEIDSTLAPPPRKIGPASAINPIRRDSSKTAESRKPSERRDSKSSIDPKLSGAKDERLSSRSASRTHEKDNDRDRDRSRPRDTDDRRRRDHRSDSPRRDRVGLGAEETTDVSEVARDSDATDLLPEAAHDDEFEAGHDLDLLGERGVAPESRPNDETVVGIAAEIEVGTGGSIRAHMLQEPTGVIEAAAVLVYALIDAIGAVPVLDDNAAGQEIAVAAQQTPTTPADRASDRRSRSRSRPGSSAVPHGASKDELEEWKLEEVKKREKEAKAYLAAQKDAREKGLPIPGVDDKKNSARDDRHRSRSRSNSRDRTRYRERDRDRDRDRDRDRDRRDRDRDRDRDRDRDRDRERDKDRRDRSRDRDRDRDRDRDRDRDRDRRTRRDRSLSPRRERHRSRSRRRSRSR; the protein is encoded by the exons ATGGCGACGTCTGCAGAACAGACAAACATGGCAGGCAAATCGGCTGCGGAGACGACATCTCGGAAGTTCAAGGCTTCTGAACTGCCGTTGCCGTCTGCAACACGAGCGGCGATAGAGTCTCTGGCACATAGCTTCAAAAAAGAAGGCGCTTACGATTCAATACGGAAGCAGGTTTGGGACAAGTTTGCAGCCAGC GACTACGAGGCTCAAGTTACAAAGGCCATCCTCGAGGTGGCCGAGCAAGAAGTCGAGCGCAATCCCCATCAGCTCCTGACGTTGGACCGTAGAAAGGCCGCAGCTCTCATCGATGGCGCGTTGGAGCGATCGGGAGTGTATCACAAGGCCGAGGAAGTCATCGGAGAACTGATTGACGTCGGCGCAATCGAGCAGAGTATTCGGGAAACCAGGCGAGCCGAAATCGGTGAGGAAATCGCCAACGAAGAGCAAAAACGAGGAGCCAAGACAGACGAAGAATATGCCGCCGACACCGCAGCCAAGCAAGCCGAACGCGACAGAGTACGAGaggagctgaagcagaaagaagctgctattgaagaggaaaagcGGCGTATCGCTAAGGAAGAACGCcgcagagaagaaaaggagcgTGAAAAGGCCGAACTCAAAcgccaagaagaaagagatgagCGCCGAAGAAAGCGCGAGAAAGAGcgcgaagagagagagcgacaGCGTGACTTGGAGCGAGAGCAACGGCACAAGGAAcgagagaagcgagagaaggaagaaagggaGCGCGATCGCGACAGAGATCGGGACAGAGATAGAGATCGGGACAGggacagagacagagacagagacagaggccGCGACCGTGATCGTGATCGTGACCGCGATCGCGATGGCTCTCGCAAGGAGAAGGTGGTTTTGTctgaagagatgaaggagaagatgtccAAGGAGGATCATGAGCGACTGGAACAGGAGGCTTTGGCCGATCTGTTGCGAGAAAGCAGCAAATCGACACGCACAAAGACCGAGATGGAGATCGATTCAACCTTGGCCCCTCCTCCCAGGAAGATTGGCCCAGCCTCGGCCATTAACCCGATTCGAAGAGACTCCTCCAAGACCGCAGAGTCTAGAAAACCAAGCGAAAGGAGAGACTCTAAATCATCCATCGATCCAAAACTATCAGGAGCAAAGGACGAGCGCCTTTCTAGCAGAAGCGCATCACGAACTCACGAGAAAGACAACGACAGGGACAGGGATCGAAGCCGCCCACGAGACACGGATGATCGACGCCGCCGTGATCATCGTTCAGACTCGCCAAGGCGCGATC GAGTCGGTCTCGGCGCCGAAGAGACGACAGACGTGAGCGAAGTCGCTCGAGATTCAGACGCGACCGATCTGTTGCCAGAAGCAGCTCACGACGACGAGTTCGAAGCCGGTCACGACCTAGATCTCCTAGGCGAGAGAGGAGTCGCTCCCGAATCAAGACCGAACGACGAGACCGTAGTAGGGATCGCAGCAGAGATCGAAGTAGGGACCGGAGGGAGCATTCGCGCTCACATGCTACAAGAACCGACCGGCGTGATAGAAGCCGCAGCGGTTCTCGTCTACGCACTGATCGACGCGATAGGAGCCGTTCCCGTGCTCGACGACAACGCAGCCGGTCAAGAGATAGCCGTCGCGGCGCAGCAGACTCCTACTACCCCGGCAG ACCGCGCCAGCGACCGACGAAGCCGCTCGCGGTCTCGGCCAGGATCATCCGCCGTGCCGCACGGAGCTTCCAAggacgagctcgaggagTGGAAACTCGAAGAAGTCAAGAAgcgggagaaggaggccaaAGCATACCTGGCGGCTCAGAAGGACGCCAGGGAGAAGGGCCTGCCTATCCCCGGCGTggacgacaagaagaacagTG CCCGGGACGATCGACATAGGAGCAGATCGCGGAGCAACAGTCGGGATAGGACCCGGTACCGCGAgcgagacagagacagagacagagacagagatcGAGATCGGGACCGACGAGACCGCGATAGAGACCGTGACCGTGACCGTGACCGCGATAGGGATAGGGAACGGGACAAGGACCGGAGAGACCGCAGCCGAGACAGAGACCGTGATCGTGACAGAGACCGTGACCGAGATCGAGATCGCGACAGACGGACCAGACGAGACCGCAGCCTATCCCCCCGCCGAGAGAGACACCGAAGCCGGAGCCGCCGTCGCAGCAGGAGCCGATGA